From Asterias rubens chromosome 6, eAstRub1.3, whole genome shotgun sequence, one genomic window encodes:
- the LOC117291428 gene encoding uncharacterized protein LOC117291428: MTSQKQLFAVFNFYETITPPPNYPTFTAGWKTLGSYVETLDHYVAAQLHRNLDEQGLFPYVNFSTFTGTTERIIKDFMEPSPDLIKAVVEGHGMPGIQINHPGGYEEISTLSGKQIIPDLPAKLESKFIISGYRTIVSDNEFNNNIGDLEKDWLNWAGIEALKAAVPSGVSLGEAGLYKRFTPDGPFKAVTYTVRCEIKGLDADKTASLDLLSTIRNQKTPEKLELVDSSLYCLDKDLISLSAK; encoded by the exons ATGACATCTCAGAAACAACTCTTCGCCGTGTTTAACTTTTACGAGACGATTACTCCACCACCAAACTACCCAACATTTACCGCAGGCTGGAAGACGTTGGGCAGTTATGTTGAAACCCTTGATCACTATGTGGCTGCTCAGCTTCACCGAAACTTGGACGAACAAG GTTTATTTCCATATGTTAATTTCTCCACTTTTACTGGCACTACTGAGCGGATTATAAAGGACTTTATGGAACCCAGCCCGGATCTGATTAAAGCTGTCGTTGAGGGGCATGGAATGCCGGGAATTCAGATCAACCACCCAG GTGGCTATGAGGAAATTTCAACATTGAGTGGAAAGCAGATCATTCCCGACTTACCTGCAAAGCTTGAATCCAAATTTATCATTAGCGGCTACAGG ACAATCGTCTCTGACAATGAGTTCAACAATAACATCGGTGATTTGGAGAAAGACTGGCTTAACTGGGCAGGCATAGAAGCCCTTAAGGCTGCAGTCCCATCAGGTGTGTCGTTAGGTGAAGCTGGGTTGTACAAGCGATTCACACCAGATGGACCGTTCAAGGCAGTTACATACACGGTTAGATGCGAGATCAAAGGTTTGGATGCCGATAAAACTGCCAGCTTGGATTTGTTGAGTACCATCCGTAATCAAAAAACACCAGAAAAGTTGGAATTGGTTGATAGCTCCCTTTACTGCCTTGACAAGGATCTCATTAGCTTGTCTGCTAAATAG